In a single window of the Planctomycetia bacterium genome:
- a CDS encoding flippase-like domain-containing protein — MESTYKPNRLRRLLSLILKLAVCGGALAYLSDKVALNDSVRLSENPSHRLRLLAEEGETLRVFDPGQNTTRSISRGELASPDQLRKGQRPIEYGLKSIATHADWRWASWAFIAYGPVVFILAWRLQCLLAMQDIKVSFRNSLLLTLAGNFFNFSMPGTTGGDLYKAYHVARMTDRRTEGITVIILDRVMGLVSFLLIAAITILAFWRTDMIGFYGRWVGYLTVGFFVLSGLFFSRRMRRLIGYESLLKRLPLADKLKRVDETAFRFRYHPKQATSSLVSTIVSHFLIITSIYFTALALGIHTSAYHADINLYWAILLASVVGFLLAAIPISIQGFGLMEAVFFKVLVEGGWSTSSQMLALTLGLRLVQIIWSLPGVVVPWLGFARPREDVDAPDSSISAEAAI, encoded by the coding sequence ATGGAATCAACCTACAAACCAAACCGCCTGCGAAGACTCCTCTCGCTGATCTTAAAGCTCGCGGTTTGCGGCGGTGCGCTGGCATACTTGAGCGACAAGGTCGCACTAAACGACTCGGTTCGTCTCAGCGAAAACCCTTCGCATCGGCTTCGGTTATTGGCCGAGGAGGGCGAGACGCTACGGGTGTTCGATCCCGGGCAAAACACGACGCGCTCGATTTCGCGAGGTGAGCTGGCCTCACCGGACCAGCTTAGGAAGGGGCAGCGGCCAATCGAATATGGCCTGAAGTCCATCGCAACTCACGCCGACTGGCGATGGGCCTCGTGGGCGTTTATCGCCTATGGCCCGGTGGTCTTTATCCTGGCTTGGCGGCTTCAATGTCTGCTGGCCATGCAGGATATCAAGGTCAGCTTCAGAAACTCATTGCTGCTTACACTGGCCGGCAACTTCTTCAACTTTTCGATGCCGGGCACGACGGGCGGAGACCTTTACAAAGCGTACCACGTTGCGCGGATGACGGATCGGCGGACCGAGGGCATCACGGTCATCATCCTTGACCGGGTGATGGGGTTGGTCAGTTTCCTGCTGATCGCGGCGATCACGATCCTGGCGTTCTGGCGGACCGACATGATCGGATTCTACGGACGATGGGTCGGGTATTTGACGGTTGGGTTCTTCGTCTTGAGCGGCCTGTTCTTTTCACGTCGGATGCGGCGGCTTATCGGATACGAGTCGCTGCTCAAGCGCCTGCCGCTGGCGGACAAGCTCAAGCGCGTGGATGAGACGGCATTTCGATTTCGGTACCACCCGAAGCAGGCGACTTCTTCGCTTGTCAGTACGATCGTGAGCCACTTTCTCATTATCACCTCGATTTACTTCACGGCGCTGGCCCTGGGGATTCACACGTCCGCCTACCACGCGGATATAAACCTGTATTGGGCCATCCTGCTGGCATCGGTCGTGGGATTTCTGCTGGCCGCGATTCCAATCAGCATCCAGGGCTTCGGATTGATGGAGGCGGTCTTCTTCAAGGTGCTGGTCGAGGGGGGCTGGTCCACGTCTTCGCAAATGCTGGCGCTGACGCTGGGACTTCGGCTGGTGCAAATCATCTGGTCGCTGCCGGGCGTGGTCGTGCCCTGGCTGGGCTTCGCCAGGCCGCGGGAAGATGTTGATGCGCCCGATTCGTCGATTTCCGCCGAGGCAGCGATATAG
- a CDS encoding nucleoside deaminase — protein sequence MDEFLKAAIDEARKGLDEGGIPIGSVLVLDGKIIGRGHNRRVQRGSAILHAEMDALENAGRRTARDYQRAVLYSTLSPCDMCSGTALLYKIPKIVIGENQTFRGPEDYVRSRGVTLEIVHNEECVKLMNDFIAAHPDLWNEDIGT from the coding sequence ATGGATGAGTTTCTGAAGGCGGCCATTGACGAAGCCCGCAAAGGGCTCGACGAAGGCGGAATACCGATTGGTTCCGTACTGGTCCTCGACGGCAAGATCATCGGCCGAGGCCATAATCGTCGCGTCCAGAGGGGCAGCGCCATTCTCCATGCCGAAATGGACGCCCTGGAAAACGCCGGACGACGCACCGCCCGAGATTATCAACGTGCCGTTCTTTATTCCACCCTCTCGCCCTGCGACATGTGCAGCGGAACGGCCCTGCTCTACAAGATTCCGAAGATCGTCATCGGTGAGAATCAGACCTTCCGGGGCCCTGAGGACTACGTGCGATCCCGAGGCGTCACCCTGGAAATCGTGCACAACGAAGAATGCGTAAAACTGATGAACGACTTCATTGCCGCGCACCCCGACTTGTGGAACGAAGACATCGGAACCTGA
- a CDS encoding prepilin-type N-terminal cleavage/methylation domain-containing protein has product MKVMRTGRAFTLVELLIVVIILGILAAVVIPQFNDTTTEARVNSLMTNLATIRGQIDLYKLQHNGNYPGQATFSSQMTQKTDASGTVSPTGKYGPYLQRIPTNPFTVGGTGNDVTNTAAAASKAWFYEATTGEFKANDGGTTNGIAHDAL; this is encoded by the coding sequence ATGAAAGTCATGCGAACAGGGCGAGCATTTACACTCGTCGAACTCCTCATCGTGGTCATCATCCTTGGCATCCTTGCCGCCGTCGTGATCCCCCAGTTCAACGACACCACGACGGAAGCTCGGGTGAATTCTTTGATGACCAATCTGGCAACCATTCGCGGCCAGATCGACCTTTATAAACTGCAGCACAACGGCAACTATCCCGGTCAGGCGACCTTCAGCAGCCAGATGACCCAGAAGACCGATGCATCCGGAACCGTCAGCCCTACCGGCAAATACGGTCCTTACCTTCAGAGAATTCCGACCAATCCGTTTACCGTCGGCGGCACCGGCAACGACGTTACGAACACGGCTGCGGCCGCTTCCAAGGCGTGGTTCTATGAGGCCACGACCGGCGAGTTCAAGGCCAATGACGGCGGTACGACCAATGGTATCGCGCACGATGCACTGTAA
- a CDS encoding prepilin-type N-terminal cleavage/methylation domain-containing protein, producing the protein MKAKRGFTLVELLIVVIILGILAAVVIPQFTDASTDARSSSLTFNLREVRKQIDLYKHQHNGNPPPLADFVNQMTKKTDAAGTVSPTGKFGPYLQRIPTNPFTVGGTGNDVTNTAAAAAKAWYYDDTTVTFKANDGGTTNGVAHDTL; encoded by the coding sequence ATGAAGGCCAAACGCGGGTTTACGCTGGTTGAACTTTTGATCGTCGTGATCATTCTCGGCATTCTTGCCGCCGTAGTCATTCCGCAGTTTACGGACGCGAGCACCGACGCCCGATCGAGCTCGCTCACCTTTAACCTGCGCGAGGTGCGAAAGCAGATCGACCTTTATAAGCACCAGCACAACGGCAACCCGCCGCCGCTTGCGGACTTCGTTAACCAGATGACAAAGAAGACCGATGCCGCCGGCACCGTCAGCCCCACCGGCAAGTTCGGCCCTTACCTCCAGCGAATCCCGACCAATCCGTTCACCGTCGGCGGCACCGGCAATGATGTCACCAACACCGCCGCCGCGGCCGCGAAGGCTTGGTACTATGATGACACCACCGTAACCTTCAAGGCGAACGATGGCGGCACGACCAACGGCGTCGCCCACGATACGCTCTAA
- a CDS encoding prepilin-type N-terminal cleavage/methylation domain-containing protein, which produces MSESNTNGFLCRARCSAGGFTLAEALLAATVLAIVAASATLPFSAGVQQVNEAGKLDEAAALGEAMMEEILARPFFDPADRTASPGPEGGLTRATYDNVDDFHGYSESAGNLKDFKNQNKTAGTSSSLWRSATVEYITFPGQQANDTNSFVRVTVNVYDGATAKVARFVRIVARED; this is translated from the coding sequence ATGTCCGAATCAAACACGAATGGGTTTCTTTGCCGCGCTCGATGCTCGGCCGGCGGTTTTACACTCGCCGAGGCCCTGTTGGCCGCCACCGTTCTGGCCATCGTTGCCGCTTCAGCCACGCTGCCGTTCAGCGCAGGCGTTCAGCAGGTCAATGAGGCCGGAAAGCTCGATGAGGCCGCCGCGCTGGGCGAGGCCATGATGGAGGAAATCCTCGCACGTCCGTTCTTCGACCCGGCGGACCGAACTGCGTCACCGGGACCGGAGGGCGGACTCACGCGCGCCACTTATGATAACGTCGACGACTTCCACGGCTACAGCGAGTCCGCCGGGAATCTCAAGGACTTCAAGAATCAGAACAAGACCGCGGGAACGAGCAGCAGCCTGTGGCGAAGCGCCACCGTCGAGTACATCACTTTTCCCGGCCAGCAGGCGAACGATACCAACAGCTTTGTCCGCGTGACCGTGAACGTTTATGACGGCGCGACCGCGAAGGTGGCCCGATTCGTCCGCATCGTCGCGAGGGAGGATTGA
- a CDS encoding prepilin-type N-terminal cleavage/methylation domain-containing protein encodes MHRNAYTIVELLIVVVVVGIVAAVAWPDAEAGLREQARLAAERFENDVEYAKSLSLRDPADPAAIKIEPDNNRYFISKKSAPDTPITHPVTKKPYIVQYGPGGTPGLDQVKIDGAELGGDAVVVLESTGNLDQSTSAVLQLSAAGAEAEVIVAPAGGGTKVGGTFTKTVSLKPTVIEDEDEG; translated from the coding sequence ATGCATCGAAACGCATACACGATCGTGGAACTGCTTATCGTGGTCGTCGTCGTGGGCATCGTCGCCGCCGTGGCCTGGCCCGACGCCGAGGCCGGGCTGCGCGAGCAGGCGCGACTTGCGGCCGAGCGCTTCGAGAATGACGTTGAATACGCGAAGAGTCTTTCGCTGCGCGATCCGGCCGATCCTGCGGCGATCAAGATCGAGCCGGATAACAACCGCTACTTCATCTCGAAGAAATCGGCCCCCGATACGCCGATTACTCATCCCGTGACGAAGAAGCCGTACATCGTTCAGTACGGACCCGGAGGCACTCCGGGGCTCGATCAGGTGAAGATCGACGGCGCTGAACTCGGGGGCGATGCCGTGGTGGTCCTCGAATCGACGGGCAATCTCGACCAATCGACGTCCGCCGTCCTGCAACTCAGTGCGGCGGGTGCGGAGGCCGAAGTGATCGTCGCGCCGGCCGGCGGCGGTACGAAGGTGGGCGGCACGTTTACCAAGACGGTCTCGCTGAAGCCCACGGTGATTGAGGACGAGGACGAGGGTTGA
- the trpC gene encoding indole-3-glycerol phosphate synthase TrpC — translation MTGTILEQIVETKRREIAAAKASVSFASQETAAGKAEPARNFYDSVTLPGRTALIAEIKKKSPSAGLIREPFDPVAIAQIYETNGAAALSVLTDRSYFAGDLSFIEAVKRKSSLPVLRKDFILEEYQVFESRAAGADAILLIAEILSSDRLRSLAELSRQLGMATLIELHDPANLPRVLPLISPQDRALLGINNRDLHAQRTTLMTSFSLARQLPQGVRFVAESGIQSRADVQALSVAGACAILVGETLMRADDIGAMVRELLGGA, via the coding sequence ATGACGGGCACTATATTGGAACAGATAGTCGAGACCAAACGACGCGAAATCGCGGCGGCGAAGGCCTCGGTCTCGTTCGCCTCTCAGGAGACCGCGGCCGGTAAGGCGGAGCCCGCCCGGAATTTCTACGATTCAGTGACGCTTCCCGGCAGGACCGCGTTGATTGCGGAGATAAAAAAGAAGTCCCCCTCGGCCGGACTCATCCGCGAGCCCTTCGACCCCGTCGCCATCGCACAGATCTATGAAACAAACGGCGCGGCGGCCCTGAGCGTCCTGACCGATCGCTCTTACTTCGCCGGCGATCTCAGCTTCATCGAGGCCGTCAAACGAAAGTCGTCGTTGCCGGTCCTGCGAAAGGATTTCATTCTTGAAGAGTATCAGGTGTTCGAGAGCCGCGCGGCCGGGGCCGATGCAATCCTGCTCATCGCCGAGATCCTGAGCAGCGACAGGCTGCGATCCCTCGCCGAATTGTCGCGACAACTGGGCATGGCGACCCTGATCGAGCTGCACGACCCGGCGAATCTCCCGCGCGTCCTGCCGTTGATTTCCCCGCAGGATCGTGCGCTCCTGGGCATCAACAATCGCGACCTGCACGCCCAGCGGACAACCTTGATGACCTCGTTTTCGCTGGCGAGGCAATTGCCGCAAGGCGTCCGATTCGTGGCGGAAAGCGGTATTCAATCGCGTGCAGACGTTCAGGCCCTTTCAGTGGCGGGGGCCTGCGCGATCCTCGTCGGTGAGACGCTCATGCGCGCCGACGACATCGGCGCAATGGTGCGCGAGCTATTGGGAGGGGCTTAG